Proteins encoded together in one Deltaproteobacteria bacterium window:
- a CDS encoding HDOD domain-containing protein: MRDQRKAKLLKKIVQSDGVPGLSPLAVRLVELATDDRKGARDLADIIEKDPALATRLLKLTGSAFFSRPARVTSIPQAIVLLGFKRVRLMALTLSLRDTFPADRKGGVDYNSFWKTSLYRALIAQELTSTARLVDLRPEEAFVGGLLLEVGQLMLHSAISDPEETFFRGDEPLEALISSEEEKFGIHHRKVGALVLQRWRFSEDLVECQRYFGDEALSSDRPTLCRIVELARRATEIVFGSTDTLYELHKVARELFFLDKDQVDDILSMTFGKVEELGEQLRIEIDSEKDIIAVMEKANLALARLTASLDTSIQGLVAKVKSYDQSLVEISQAADLGRQETLNNTLDAVAHEIRNPLLAIGGFAERLSRHASERNRAQEYAKIIAKESERLERILREIVDYSQIYEPSFSERDLIPLVNEVVDELADLFRERDVRVIRDFYRETLKIPMDRDGMIKVMRQFIKNAAEAIDQTGGQIVLSIRPSALTNEVALTISDDGAPILETIRNLLLDSNLSGKSFDQGLGFPLARKIIEAHRGRIELSHPEATGNVVRLFLPTQHAKPSGAINTEV, from the coding sequence ATGAGAGATCAGCGCAAGGCAAAATTGCTTAAGAAGATCGTACAAAGTGATGGCGTTCCAGGGCTGTCTCCTCTCGCCGTTCGGTTAGTCGAACTGGCCACAGACGACCGAAAGGGCGCACGGGACCTGGCTGACATTATTGAAAAGGACCCTGCCCTGGCCACGAGGCTTCTCAAACTGACGGGGAGTGCGTTTTTTTCCCGGCCGGCTCGGGTCACATCCATCCCTCAAGCCATTGTATTGTTGGGTTTCAAGCGTGTGCGCCTCATGGCATTAACCCTTTCCCTCCGAGATACCTTTCCAGCTGACCGGAAAGGCGGTGTGGATTACAACAGCTTCTGGAAGACCTCCCTCTACAGGGCATTGATTGCTCAGGAACTCACCTCGACTGCGAGGCTGGTTGATTTGCGCCCGGAAGAGGCCTTTGTCGGTGGTCTGCTCCTGGAGGTCGGTCAGCTCATGCTCCACAGTGCCATATCCGACCCGGAGGAAACGTTTTTCAGGGGAGATGAACCCCTGGAGGCACTTATTTCATCGGAGGAGGAAAAGTTCGGGATTCACCATCGAAAGGTGGGGGCGCTTGTCCTTCAGCGATGGCGGTTTTCTGAAGACCTGGTGGAGTGCCAGAGATATTTCGGGGATGAGGCCCTGTCGTCGGACAGGCCGACCCTGTGCAGGATCGTGGAGTTGGCGAGGAGGGCGACAGAAATCGTTTTTGGGTCGACAGACACCCTGTACGAGCTCCACAAAGTGGCCCGGGAACTTTTTTTTCTCGATAAGGACCAGGTGGACGACATCCTGTCGATGACTTTCGGCAAGGTGGAAGAACTGGGAGAACAACTCAGAATAGAGATTGATTCGGAAAAGGATATCATTGCCGTCATGGAAAAGGCAAACCTCGCCTTAGCCAGGCTCACGGCTTCGTTGGATACGTCGATCCAGGGGCTCGTTGCAAAGGTCAAGTCCTACGATCAGTCGCTGGTCGAGATTTCGCAAGCGGCTGACCTTGGCCGCCAGGAGACCCTCAACAACACTTTGGACGCGGTCGCCCATGAGATTCGCAATCCGCTTCTGGCCATTGGGGGCTTTGCCGAAAGACTGTCGCGCCATGCCTCCGAAAGAAATCGCGCCCAAGAATACGCTAAAATTATTGCAAAGGAATCCGAACGGTTAGAGCGGATTCTCAGGGAAATTGTCGATTATTCACAGATCTATGAACCCTCTTTTTCCGAAAGGGACCTGATTCCTCTCGTTAATGAGGTCGTCGATGAGCTTGCGGATCTGTTTCGCGAAAGGGACGTCAGGGTCATTAGAGATTTTTATCGTGAAACCTTGAAGATTCCGATGGACAGGGATGGCATGATAAAGGTAATGCGGCAGTTTATCAAAAACGCGGCAGAGGCGATCGATCAAACCGGCGGTCAGATAGTGTTATCCATACGGCCGTCTGCTTTAACGAATGAAGTGGCCCTGACCATTTCCGATGATGGGGCCCCTATTCTGGAGACGATCCGAAACCTCCTGTTGGATTCGAATCTTTCCGGAAAGTCCTTTGACCAAGGTTTGGGATTTCCCCTGGCCAGAAAGATCATCGAAGCCCACAGGGGACGAATTGAACTCAGTCACCCGGAAGCTACGGGTAACGTCGTCAGATTATTTCTCCCAACCCAACACGCCAAACCTTCAGGGGCGATTAACACCGAAGTTTGA
- a CDS encoding PilZ domain-containing protein, with protein MDIRILLIAMEEWERNVYCESIRRLGVTVNAVPSLKGLDADVTDLYFDGVVIDMPTKIYALKNDREFIYSTLRKFPAAHVSLEKGSRQIRVFYPGQKPGATLLDFINGKCRPFTPRRLGYHIRKEIHFNVILSKDKACGISNSEKTVTVDVSEKGCFLFSVNDWAPGDTAWLTVMELTDRTPISAEVCRCVKWGEGLQVPGIGVKFKVIKELQTKEISKKLWS; from the coding sequence ATGGATATTAGAATCTTACTCATCGCAATGGAGGAATGGGAGAGAAACGTATATTGTGAATCGATCAGACGGCTCGGGGTCACCGTGAATGCAGTTCCGTCGCTAAAAGGCCTGGATGCCGATGTGACGGATCTCTATTTCGATGGCGTCGTCATTGACATGCCCACGAAAATATATGCTCTTAAAAATGACAGGGAATTCATCTACAGTACACTAAGAAAATTTCCAGCAGCACATGTGAGCCTTGAAAAAGGAAGCAGGCAGATACGGGTGTTTTATCCCGGCCAGAAACCGGGCGCGACACTGCTCGATTTTATCAACGGCAAATGCCGGCCCTTCACGCCGCGCCGGCTGGGTTACCATATCAGAAAAGAGATCCATTTCAACGTCATCCTGTCCAAGGACAAGGCTTGTGGAATCTCAAATTCCGAAAAAACGGTAACCGTGGATGTATCTGAAAAAGGATGTTTTCTCTTTTCAGTCAACGACTGGGCCCCCGGCGACACGGCCTGGCTCACGGTTATGGAATTGACCGACAGAACGCCCATAAGTGCCGAGGTATGCCGCTGCGTTAAATGGGGTGAGGGGTTGCAGGTGCCCGGCATTGGCGTCAAATTCAAAGTTATTAAAGAATTGCAGACCAAAGAAATCTCGAAAAAGCTGTGGAGCTGA
- a CDS encoding chemotaxis protein CheX — MDVRYINPFLAAVKDVFETMIEVSFSVGKPCLKKDGIPSHEVSSIIGISGEVTGSVVINLSEKTALQLASALLGEQLSELDEDCVDAIGEIANMVAGSAKNGFPVANTSLSVPTVVIGKHEVNYPSSIPIISIPCETSEGEFGVDIALKVTH; from the coding sequence ATGGATGTCAGATATATCAATCCTTTTCTGGCTGCAGTGAAGGATGTTTTTGAAACCATGATAGAGGTATCTTTCAGCGTGGGGAAACCTTGTCTTAAGAAGGACGGGATACCTTCCCATGAGGTAAGCAGTATCATCGGGATATCAGGTGAGGTCACCGGATCTGTGGTGATCAATCTTTCGGAAAAGACTGCACTGCAGCTTGCCTCCGCATTGCTTGGCGAACAATTATCGGAGCTTGACGAGGATTGTGTGGATGCTATCGGAGAAATCGCAAATATGGTTGCCGGGAGTGCGAAGAACGGTTTTCCTGTCGCCAACACGTCACTTTCGGTTCCCACTGTGGTTATTGGAAAACATGAGGTAAATTATCCATCTTCCATTCCCATCATTTCTATTCCGTGTGAAACCAGTGAGGGAGAGTTCGGCGTCGATATCGCTCTCAAAGTTACCCATTAG
- a CDS encoding chemotaxis protein yields MGAIAGVNKYLDANKGRDIIVGRESQAASAGIVRMMLIEEQFINRHDKALLTEYKEHLGAIEKTALGLQARAVDPEIKERVDAVTAIIHAHGAIFEQVVQNIESMDKAKAELAASIQQMNASLQKIVGSIDQEDAMLITQGEFLDSTKAGARKEISDFLGVGNEKLLNIQNLLLFSNVEQFNEVKKTVDAKTQLLKRNIDTVLKSINASEFNEIWKAAEKDMAVIEQAGDVLFKEWGKNQDLSAKLKQTGIQAQQTAEEIVALTKASIEKYGQTSDVVSVIVLLTAIVFLILSAFLIIRAINGSLRKAIANISSSTDQVVTASSQISASSQSLAEGSAEQAASIEETSSSLEEISSMTKQNADHANQADGLMKKANQVVGQANTSMNHLIDSMEGISRASEETSKIVKTIDEIAFQTNLLALNAAVEAARAGEAGAGFAVVADEVRNLALRAADAAKNTANLIEGTVKKVNAGSDMVQETNEAFTKVAESASKVAHLTGEIAAASNEQAQGIEQVNTAVTEMDKVVQQNAANAEESAAASEEMNAQAEQMRANVGELIALVTGRRRAGAVSEGPTTAMMERSAKGGRAVSRKRTEKRGRAVSETEENRKLISLNDADFKNF; encoded by the coding sequence ATGGGTGCCATCGCAGGGGTCAACAAGTATCTCGATGCCAACAAGGGTCGGGATATCATTGTCGGAAGAGAGAGCCAGGCCGCTTCAGCAGGGATTGTCAGGATGATGTTGATCGAAGAACAGTTTATAAACCGCCACGACAAGGCCTTGCTCACAGAATATAAGGAACATCTTGGCGCTATTGAGAAAACCGCGTTGGGCCTGCAGGCCAGGGCCGTTGACCCTGAGATAAAGGAACGGGTGGATGCGGTGACCGCAATCATTCATGCTCATGGCGCGATCTTTGAACAGGTGGTCCAAAACATAGAATCCATGGACAAGGCGAAAGCGGAACTCGCGGCCAGCATTCAGCAGATGAATGCATCCCTTCAAAAGATCGTCGGGTCCATTGATCAGGAAGACGCCATGCTGATTACACAGGGGGAATTCCTGGATTCAACTAAAGCGGGGGCGCGAAAAGAGATCAGCGATTTCCTGGGGGTGGGGAACGAAAAATTGTTGAACATCCAGAATCTCCTCCTGTTTTCGAATGTCGAGCAATTTAATGAAGTCAAAAAGACGGTTGACGCCAAAACCCAACTGCTCAAAAGGAACATCGATACCGTTTTGAAGTCAATAAACGCGTCTGAGTTTAATGAGATCTGGAAGGCGGCAGAAAAAGACATGGCCGTAATCGAACAGGCTGGGGATGTGTTGTTTAAAGAGTGGGGAAAAAATCAGGACCTGTCGGCCAAGCTCAAGCAGACAGGGATTCAGGCGCAACAAACCGCGGAAGAGATCGTTGCACTGACCAAGGCCAGTATTGAAAAATACGGGCAAACCAGCGACGTCGTGAGTGTGATTGTCCTCCTGACTGCCATTGTCTTTTTGATACTCTCGGCGTTTTTAATCATAAGGGCGATTAACGGCTCTTTAAGAAAGGCCATTGCAAATATCTCAAGCAGTACGGACCAGGTTGTAACGGCCTCTTCTCAGATTTCCGCATCCAGTCAGTCTCTGGCCGAAGGTTCGGCAGAACAGGCAGCTTCCATCGAGGAGACATCTTCCTCTCTGGAGGAGATATCCTCCATGACCAAGCAGAATGCGGACCATGCCAATCAGGCGGACGGTCTCATGAAAAAGGCCAATCAGGTGGTAGGGCAAGCGAACACATCTATGAACCATCTGATCGATTCTATGGAAGGGATCTCCCGGGCGAGCGAAGAGACATCTAAGATTGTCAAGACCATCGACGAGATCGCTTTTCAGACCAATCTACTGGCCTTGAATGCCGCGGTTGAGGCGGCAAGGGCCGGTGAGGCTGGGGCCGGATTTGCCGTGGTTGCGGACGAGGTGAGGAACCTGGCGCTGAGGGCTGCGGATGCTGCAAAGAACACGGCGAACCTCATCGAAGGCACTGTGAAGAAGGTCAACGCCGGTTCTGATATGGTTCAGGAGACCAATGAGGCGTTCACAAAGGTGGCGGAGAGCGCTTCCAAGGTGGCCCATTTGACCGGTGAGATTGCGGCGGCGTCCAATGAACAGGCCCAGGGGATCGAACAGGTAAACACTGCCGTCACGGAGATGGATAAGGTGGTCCAACAGAATGCGGCCAATGCTGAAGAGTCGGCGGCTGCCTCCGAAGAGATGAATGCTCAGGCAGAGCAAATGAGGGCGAATGTGGGAGAGTTGATCGCCCTGGTAACGGGAAGAAGGCGTGCCGGAGCCGTTTCAGAAGGCCCAACAACCGCTATGATGGAGAGGTCGGCAAAAGGAGGGAGGGCCGTATCCAGAAAAAGGACCGAGAAAAGAGGTCGGGCGGTTTCTGAAACGGAGGAAAACAGAAAGCTGATTTCCCTGAATGATGCGGATTTTAAAAACTTTTGA
- a CDS encoding cache domain-containing protein: MRRIFTLLFVLSVGIFLGGLAVAEEQATKDECVAKCKEAAAMVKEKGLDAALETINDKNGPFVWKDTYVFCLDLNKTCNIAHPIKPKLIGKNLIAAKDAGGKLFFAEFINMAKNKGEGWVSYMWPKPGEKTPSPKITYVYKVPGEDVAMLAGIYE; encoded by the coding sequence ATGAGAAGGATTTTTACTCTGTTATTTGTATTATCCGTGGGTATTTTTCTGGGCGGGCTGGCTGTTGCCGAGGAGCAGGCCACAAAAGACGAATGCGTGGCTAAGTGCAAAGAAGCGGCGGCGATGGTAAAGGAAAAGGGGTTGGATGCCGCTCTCGAAACAATCAACGACAAGAATGGCCCATTTGTTTGGAAGGATACCTATGTATTCTGTCTGGACCTGAACAAGACTTGCAACATCGCCCACCCCATCAAACCCAAACTCATCGGCAAGAATCTTATAGCGGCCAAGGATGCGGGCGGAAAACTGTTTTTCGCGGAATTCATCAATATGGCCAAGAACAAGGGCGAAGGTTGGGTAAGCTACATGTGGCCCAAGCCGGGAGAAAAGACCCCTTCACCCAAAATAACGTATGTGTACAAAGTGCCGGGTGAGGATGTGGCCATGCTTGCCGGGATTTACGAATAG
- a CDS encoding cytochrome c family protein, with the protein MILFGIEGGYATDNKGKVYVGSAACKDCHENEFKNFAAYTKKASSFKSIQRMKKGLTEVEIKGCLRCHTTGYGEPGGFISQKETPHLKDAGCEVCHGPGSVHCETEDSEDIKGRLSIGDCEKCHSAERVDAFKFRPLIYGGAH; encoded by the coding sequence ATGATTCTCTTTGGGATTGAGGGGGGGTACGCAACCGATAATAAGGGCAAGGTGTATGTCGGCTCAGCAGCTTGCAAGGACTGTCACGAGAATGAATTCAAAAACTTTGCAGCGTACACTAAGAAGGCCTCTTCATTTAAGAGTATCCAACGTATGAAGAAAGGTTTGACTGAAGTCGAGATAAAGGGGTGTTTAAGGTGTCATACCACAGGATATGGCGAACCAGGAGGTTTCATATCTCAAAAGGAGACCCCGCATCTTAAGGATGCCGGCTGCGAGGTTTGCCACGGGCCGGGCAGTGTTCATTGTGAAACCGAGGATTCGGAAGACATAAAAGGAAGACTGTCGATTGGCGATTGCGAGAAATGTCACAGTGCCGAAAGGGTTGATGCGTTCAAATTCAGGCCACTGATCTATGGGGGCGCACACTGA
- a CDS encoding MCP four helix bundle domain-containing protein — MNNMKLGTKIALGFGILIAIAAILGGVGVVQMGTVETESTKLAEEYVPEVDMAAELRAAANRLMYAMRGYIFTGDQIFYDEAQQELRAAHNAIEQGGQLEERSKHLKGLREHLEVATTAIHAYGESIDQTGQIVARMRDNRAALDASADKYMGICNEFLADQNRAFKDDLAGAQKRVEIVNEIANLGVKAREINFKGQATNSMTLVEVAIELLAGLDTYVEELKAITQDVEDTQRVDDIAAAAQVYARNMEDYIETTGEMILAGQKMETVAAEYMKTCNDFLDGLNDKMLGEPGGSTVNVQESLKKIGLVNDIIEAGAAAWIMSYKAQATQDPKLIQEAEIGFRGVTEISSKLRKITPDTEDLQRVDKIEAAAEDFISVIRSYLKDFRTLSEFRYAMDQAAGQYVAQCETFLEGQQKKLAADMYDRNTKIMLVNAIIDLENDTRVKVFKAQALEQPAIMEEALNNFPKIKLTLEELRKITEGDVDLNRIEQVESAGNAFRGAMVDFLGNWKMMRDVGNKGEAAGKGVIDACRSMTSAGMQATGKVATDAVDLLKSSSWIMVVGLIAAVILGALIALFLTRSITGPIRRIIQGLNNGSDQVASASHQVSSGSQSLAEGAAEQAASIEETSSSLEEMASMTKKNAENADEARTMMGEAGQIVDKVNQHMGDMLSAIEEITRSSEETGKIIKTIDEIAFQTNLLALNAAVEAARAGEAGAGFAVVADEVRNLALRAADAARNTSDLIENTIKAVKNGNELTHTTQEAFRDNMEISRKVGGLVDEISAASNEQAQGIEEINKAVTEMDKVVQQVAANAEESASASEEMSAQAEQMQAYVAQLVGMVGGKAISTEVVAVRPVKTDFLNPPMEAGDKRKIKALDVPKKKEKMTPGEIIPMDDQDVEEL, encoded by the coding sequence TTGAACAACATGAAATTGGGTACAAAGATCGCCTTGGGATTCGGTATATTGATCGCGATCGCGGCAATCCTGGGCGGTGTAGGTGTCGTACAGATGGGGACGGTGGAGACCGAAAGCACCAAACTGGCCGAAGAGTATGTCCCTGAAGTGGACATGGCCGCTGAGCTTCGCGCCGCTGCCAACCGTCTGATGTATGCCATGCGGGGGTACATTTTTACCGGGGATCAGATATTTTATGATGAGGCGCAGCAGGAGCTACGTGCCGCTCATAACGCCATTGAACAAGGCGGACAGCTCGAAGAGAGATCGAAGCACCTCAAGGGCTTGAGAGAACATCTGGAGGTCGCCACAACGGCGATACATGCGTATGGCGAATCTATTGATCAGACGGGTCAGATCGTTGCCAGGATGCGGGACAATAGGGCCGCCCTTGACGCCTCTGCCGATAAATACATGGGCATCTGCAATGAATTTCTCGCAGATCAGAACCGGGCCTTCAAAGACGATCTGGCCGGAGCACAGAAGAGAGTCGAGATTGTAAACGAGATCGCCAATCTCGGCGTCAAGGCACGCGAAATCAACTTTAAGGGGCAGGCCACCAACAGCATGACCCTTGTGGAGGTGGCCATCGAACTTTTGGCAGGCCTCGATACGTATGTGGAGGAACTTAAGGCAATTACGCAGGACGTCGAGGATACCCAACGGGTCGATGACATAGCGGCGGCCGCCCAGGTCTATGCACGGAACATGGAGGATTACATCGAGACGACCGGCGAGATGATTCTTGCGGGGCAGAAGATGGAAACGGTCGCTGCCGAGTATATGAAGACCTGCAATGATTTTTTGGACGGTTTGAATGACAAGATGCTGGGAGAGCCCGGCGGGTCCACGGTCAACGTCCAAGAAAGCCTGAAGAAGATCGGCCTGGTTAACGACATCATAGAAGCGGGGGCCGCGGCCTGGATTATGAGTTACAAGGCCCAGGCCACCCAGGATCCGAAGCTTATACAGGAGGCGGAGATCGGATTCAGAGGAGTAACGGAAATTTCCTCCAAACTGCGCAAGATCACCCCCGATACGGAAGATCTCCAGCGCGTTGACAAGATTGAGGCTGCGGCAGAGGACTTTATCTCTGTGATCAGATCATACCTGAAGGACTTCCGAACCCTCTCGGAGTTTCGCTATGCCATGGATCAGGCAGCTGGTCAATACGTGGCGCAGTGCGAAACCTTTTTGGAAGGCCAGCAGAAGAAATTGGCCGCTGATATGTATGATCGGAATACAAAGATCATGCTGGTCAATGCGATTATTGATCTGGAGAATGACACCAGGGTGAAGGTCTTTAAGGCCCAGGCCCTGGAGCAGCCCGCCATCATGGAAGAAGCACTGAACAATTTCCCCAAGATCAAACTGACGCTGGAAGAACTGAGGAAGATCACCGAGGGGGATGTGGATCTTAACCGAATTGAGCAGGTCGAGTCTGCCGGCAACGCCTTCAGGGGGGCCATGGTGGACTTCCTGGGCAATTGGAAGATGATGCGGGATGTCGGCAACAAGGGGGAAGCTGCGGGAAAAGGGGTGATTGATGCCTGCAGGAGTATGACAAGCGCCGGTATGCAAGCGACCGGGAAGGTTGCAACAGATGCTGTGGACCTGCTGAAAAGTTCGTCGTGGATCATGGTTGTCGGCCTGATCGCGGCTGTGATCTTAGGGGCGTTAATTGCCTTGTTCCTTACCCGAAGCATCACCGGTCCCATCAGACGGATTATCCAAGGGCTGAACAACGGTTCAGATCAGGTGGCTTCCGCCTCTCATCAGGTCTCCAGCGGCAGCCAGTCCCTTGCAGAGGGGGCGGCTGAACAGGCGGCTTCCATCGAGGAGACCTCTTCATCGCTTGAAGAAATGGCGTCCATGACAAAGAAAAATGCCGAGAACGCCGATGAGGCCAGGACCATGATGGGAGAGGCCGGACAGATTGTAGACAAGGTAAACCAGCACATGGGCGATATGTTGAGCGCTATCGAAGAAATCACCCGGTCCAGCGAAGAGACCGGCAAGATTATCAAGACCATCGATGAGATCGCCTTCCAGACCAATCTTCTGGCATTGAATGCCGCGGTTGAGGCGGCACGGGCCGGGGAGGCGGGCGCGGGGTTTGCCGTGGTGGCGGACGAGGTGAGGAACCTGGCCTTGAGGGCGGCGGATGCGGCCAGGAACACATCCGATCTGATCGAGAATACCATCAAGGCGGTCAAAAACGGCAATGAACTGACCCATACCACTCAGGAGGCCTTTAGGGATAACATGGAGATTTCCCGGAAGGTAGGAGGTCTGGTGGATGAGATTTCGGCGGCGTCCAATGAACAGGCCCAAGGGATCGAGGAAATCAACAAGGCGGTCACGGAAATGGACAAGGTGGTTCAACAGGTGGCTGCCAATGCCGAGGAATCGGCCAGCGCCTCCGAGGAGATGAGTGCCCAGGCAGAGCAGATGCAGGCCTATGTCGCTCAACTGGTAGGCATGGTGGGAGGGAAGGCAATCTCCACTGAGGTGGTAGCGGTCCGTCCCGTAAAAACGGATTTCCTGAATCCTCCCATGGAAGCAGGAGACAAGAGGAAGATCAAGGCCCTCGACGTCCCGAAGAAGAAGGAAAAGATGACGCCTGGGGAGATTATCCCGATGGATGATCAAGACGTCGAGGAGCTGTGA
- a CDS encoding chemotaxis protein CheW: MAEPARKMDMETGAVLNKEGKFLTFTLADEEYGIGILKIKEIIGMMPITSVPQTPDFVKGVINLRGKVIPVVDLRRRFGMKAIDYTERTCIIVVEIQGETGMVMIGIVVDSVSEVLNIKREDIEETPTFGTRLNTDYILGMAKIEGGVKILLDIDRVLSAEEAAMLGQVA; encoded by the coding sequence ATGGCTGAACCAGCAAGAAAAATGGACATGGAAACCGGCGCTGTTCTCAACAAAGAAGGTAAATTTCTGACCTTTACGCTGGCGGATGAGGAGTACGGCATCGGCATCCTGAAGATCAAGGAGATCATCGGGATGATGCCGATCACCTCGGTGCCGCAGACGCCGGATTTTGTAAAAGGGGTAATCAATCTGAGAGGGAAGGTGATCCCCGTGGTGGACCTGAGGCGCAGGTTCGGGATGAAGGCGATCGACTATACAGAGCGGACCTGCATCATCGTAGTGGAGATCCAGGGGGAGACAGGGATGGTCATGATCGGAATTGTGGTGGATTCCGTATCCGAGGTGTTGAACATCAAAAGGGAAGACATCGAGGAGACCCCGACTTTTGGTACCCGGCTCAATACCGACTACATCCTTGGGATGGCCAAGATTGAAGGCGGGGTCAAGATCCTCCTGGATATTGACAGGGTGCTCAGCGCTGAAGAAGCCGCCATGCTGGGACAGGTCGCTTAG